The Streptomyces laurentii region GGAGCAGCTGGCGTACCGGATCGTGGCCGAGGGCCTTTCGGTGCGAACCGTGGAAGAGATCGTGAAGCTGATGGGCTCGGAGTCCTCGGCGCCGGTCAAGCCCAAGGGGCCCCGGGCGGGTACGCGGGTCGCTCCGGACCTGACCGAGCTGGCGACCCGGCTCTCCGACCGCTTCGAGACCCGGGTGAAGGTCGACCTGGGGCAGAAGAAGGGCAAGATCGTCGTCGAGTTCGCCTCGGTGGGGGATCTGAACCGGATCCTCTCGACGCTGGCCCCCGGTGAGAACCGCGTGATGGAGAACGGCCCCACCGACGAGGAGCAGGGCGCTCAGGGCTGAGCCGCTCCCCCTCGTCCACCAGGGCGGGGCGTGTTCCGGTCTTCACCGGAGCATGCCCCGCCCTTTGCCTGTCGGCGGTACCGTCCCGAACGGCCCGTCGTTACGATGCGGACAGGCTTATTCGTACGGCGCTGGCCGAGGGAATCGAGGAGGAGCCGTGGGGCGTCGGCTCGTACCGCTCACCCTGGACAACCTTCCGGATCTCCCCAAGCGGTGTCGCTCCTGTGTCTTCTGGGAGCTCGACCCGGTGAGCGGGGAGGCGGCCGTGAAGGCCGGCCGCCCGGAACTGGAGAAAGAGGCCTGGATCTCCGCGGTGCTCCTGGAATGGGGTTCCTGCGGACGGGTCGTGTATGTCGACGAGGTCCCCGTCGGCTACGTGCTGTACGCGCCTCCCGCGTATGTGCCCCGCTCCACCGCCTTCCCCACCAGCCCGGTTGCCGCGGACGCGGCGCAGCTGATGACGGCCTGGATCATGCCGGGATACCAGGGGCAGGGGCTCGGGCGGGTGATGGTGCAGACCGTGGCGAAGGACTTACTGCGGCGCGGCTTCAAGGCGATCGAGGCCTTCGGGGACGCCCGCTGGAAGGAGCCTGCCTGTGTGCTCCCCGCCGACCACCTGCTGGCCGTGGGCTTCAAGACCGTACGGCCGCACCCGGCCTATCCCCGGCTGCGGCTGGAGCTGAGGTCGACGCTCTCCTGGAAGGAGGACGTCGAGATGGCCCTGGACCGGCTTCTGGGCGCCGTACAGAAGGAGCCGGCGCTGCGGCCCCTGTGACCCGGTGTCCCGTACGGGCCGGAGAGACGACGATGGCCCGCCCCCTTCCGGCGAATTCCAGGGGGCGGGCCATCGATGTCACCGATGTTTCACGTGAAACAGCGCGAAGGTCAGGCCTTCGTGACGAGGAAGTCCGAGAGGTCACGCTCGAGCGCGGCCTTCGGCTTGGCGCCGACGATCGTCTTCACGACCTCGCCACCCTGGTAGACGTTCATCGTCGGGATCGACATGACGCCGTACTTCGCGGCGGTGGCCGGGTTCTCGTCGATGTTGAGCTTCACGATCTCGATCTCGCCGTGCTCGGCGGCGATGGCCTCCAGCGACGGGGCGATCTGACGGCACGGGCCGCACCAGGCCGCCCAGAAGTCCACGAGAACGGGCTTGTCGCTCTTGAGGACCTCCTTCTCGAAGTCGGCGTCGGTGACGTTCTTCAGGGTGCCGGCCACGGCGGGCTCCTTCATGTGTGTGGGGTGTGGGGTGGGGGAGAAGTGAGGGTCAGACCGCGGGGGTCTCGGCGAGCTTCTCGCTGTCGGCGAGGGCGGCCAGGAAACGCTCGGCGTCGAGCGCCGCGGAGCAGCCGGTGCCGGCGGCGGTGATCGCCTGACGGTACGTGTGGTCGACGACGTCGCCCGCGCCGAAGACACCGGTGAGGTTGGTGCGGGTGGACGGGGCGTCGACCTTCAGGTAGCCCTCCTCGTCCAGCTCCAGCTGGCCCTTGAAGAGCTCGGTGCGCGGGTCGTGGCCCACGGCGATGAAGAGACCGGTCACCGGGAGCTCGCTGGTCTCGCCCGTCTTGGTGTTGCGCAGGGTCAGACCGCTGAGCTTCTGGTCGCCGTGGACCTCGGCGACCTCGCTGTCCCAGGCGAACTTGATCTTCGGGTCGGCGAACGCGCGCTCCTGCATCGCCTTGGAGGCGCGCAGCGAGTCACGGCGGTGGACGATCGTGACCGACTTGGCGAAGCGCGACAGGAAGGTGGCCTCCTCCATCGCGGTGTCGCCACCGCCGACCACGGCGATGTCCTGGTCCTTGAAGAAGAAGCCGTCGCAGGTGGCGCACCAGGAGACACCGCGGCCGGAGAGGGTGTCCTCGTTCGGCAGGCCGAGCTTGCGGTGCTGGGAGCCGGTCGTGACGATGACGGCCTTGGCCTGGTACACGTTGCCGGCGGTGTCGGTGACGGTCTTGATGTCGCCCGTGAGGTCCACGGCGACGATGTCGTCCGGCACGAGCTCGGCGCCGAAGCGCTCCGCCTGGGCGCGCATGTTGTCCATGAGGTCGGGGCCCATGATGCCGTCACGGTATCCCGGGAAGTTCTCCACCTCGGTCGTGTTCATCAGGGCGCCACCGGCGGTGACGGCCCCCTCGAAGACGAGCGGCTTCAGCGACGCGCGGGCGGTGTACAGCGCTGCGGTGTAACCCGCGGGCCCGGAGCCGATGATGATCACGTTACGGACGTCGCTCACGGGTTTCTTCCTCGTCTCTGCAGACTGCCTACCGCCTACGGTGGCGGTGGGAATTGCTTCCTTCACCCCACCCAACGGATCCTACGGGGCAAGCATTCCCGAGACCGCCACTCGGCGCGGCACGGACTTCAGGAGCGAGGGAGGGACTCCTGGGACAGGACGGCGGCCCGGTCGGATTTTCCGTCGGTGCAGGAGGCGTCGATCACATACGCCCGCACCCGGCTGGTGTCCGCGCTGTCAGGGAGAACGACGAGGTAGGCAGGCGTTCCGTCGGAGTCGCCGCGCTGGAAGGCGAGCACCGGGTCGGTGCGCTGGGTGCCGGCCCGTACACAGGCGGGCAGCTCCGCTGCCGCGCGTTTCCGGCCCCCTCCGCTGCCCTCACCGGAGAGCGAGCGAGGAGCGCCGCTGCCCTGGGGAGCCTGGAGAGTGCTGTCATCGTTCATCAGGTCCCGCACCGTGGACGCGACAGGCCGACCGTCGAACCGGGTGGTCTTCGAGGCGACGGCCATGTCGGACGGGCTGTCGGCGGCCGTGCCGGCGTCCTGGCCGTTCGACTGGAGCAAGAAGAGGCCCAGACCCAGCACCGCCGTCCCGAAGGCGGCGCCGAGGACGACGGTCCGGCGGCGGGCCCGACCGGGCCCGGTCGCGGCGGCCGGCCGGCCGGCGGGGCGGTCGGCGGTGGGACGGGCCGGGACGGACGGCGCGGGGCGTCTGTGCGATGTTTCACGTGAAACATGAGTGTCGGTGTCCGGCTCGGTCGCGTTCAACAGAGCCTCGGCGGCGAGCGCGGCGTCGATCCGTCCGGCGATCTCCCCGGGCATCCGGGGCGGTCCGGGAAGGGTGCCGAGCAGCCCCCGGATCTCCTCCAGGGAGGTGCGGACGTCGGCACACAGGGAACAGTCGTCGAGATGCTCACGTACGGCCGCACCGCGAGATGGGGGGAGCAGCCCCTCGGTGAGGTCGGAGATCTCCGAGACGTCCGGGTGCCGAGTCGTGTCGGCCGTGGAAGTCACGCGCGCCCACCTCCGCCCTTCACAACAGCTGGTTTGTCCGGTCCGGTATCCGCGGGTCCCGGCACCGTTGGGACGGATGCCCCCGGCGTCCGGTTCCTTCCCCCATCGGAGCCCTCGTTACCCACCGTGTCGCCGCGCAGATGAGTGAGGAGTGGCAGCAGTTTGGCCCGTCCACGTGCGCAGCGGCTCTTCACGGTCCCGGCGGGGACGTCGAGGAGCCGTGCGGCCTCGGCCACCGGGTACCCCTGCATGTCCACGAGGACGAGAGCCGCGCGCTGCTCGGCGGGCAGGGTGGAGAGGGCGGCGAGCAGCTGGCGGTGCAGATCCTGCCGCTCGGCGGGCGCCTCCGCGGATTCGTGCGGTTCCAGGAGCTGTTCAAAACGCTCCGTGTCGTTCATGGGTGAGGTGCGGCGCGAGGCGGCCTTGCGGGCCCGGTCCAGGCAGGCGTTCACCGTGATCCGGTGCAGCCAGGTGGTGACGGCCGACTGTCCGCGGAAGGTGTGGGCGGCCCGGAAGGCCGACACCAGGGCGTCCTGGACGGCGTCGGCGGCTTCCTCCCGGTCGCCGAGCGTCCGCAGCGCCACCGCCCACAGCCGGTCGCGGTGGCGCCGCACGAGTTCCCCGAAGGCGTCGGGGTCGCCGGCCACATGTCCGGCGAGCAGTTCCTGATCGCTGGGAGAGCCGGATTCGACGGCCTCTGATGCCACATCCCCTCCTCGATCAGTGGCATGACACGTATGCGCGCTGGTCCAGCATCCCGGGAGCGGGAGGTTACGTCGGCGACCCCTTGAAGGACACATTGGTGACGGCTTGCTTGTAGCCGGCGTTGCTGTACTCGTCGCCGCCGGACCGCGGGACTGCCGTGAACCAGAGCAGCACGTAGCGGACCTTCTCCGGCGACTTCACGGTCATCGGGAGAGAGGCGCCGGAGGTCGTCGCCGTGGCGAGCTTCTTCATCGAGTCGGGGGAACCCGCCGGACTCAGGGAGTCCGTCGCGTACAGCGTCGCGGTCGTGTGATTGCCGCTGTAGCGCAGGTCTATGGACGCGGAAGCGAGACTCTGCTCCGAGCCGAGGTCGTAGACGATGCCCACACCCTGCTTGAAGGGTGCCAGGGTCGGCCCCTCGAAGAAGCTCTTGGTGCGCCAGTAGGTGGAGGCGTCCTTGTCGTAGGTGTCGCCCACGTTGTCGGCGTTCTGCGGTGAGCCGTCCGGGGCGTACTCCTGCGCCGCACTGATGACGAGCGGCTTCGGCGGGTTGGGCTTCTCATCCCCGCCCGGATTCTCCTGGGCGGGGGCCGGAGTCTCGGCCGACTTCCCCTGGTCCAGGAGCCGGTCCGCGATCTGCCAGCTGCCCAGGCCCAGGGCGGCGATCAGCAGGGCCGAGACGGCCCACTTCAGCGCCTTCCCGGTACGGCTCTGCAACGGGGGCGGCGGGACCACGACCGGCTGGGTCACCGCGGGGTGGGCCTGCGGGCGTCCGTAGGTGCCCTGCTGGTAGGTGGTGCGCTGGTACTCGGGCGGGCTGGGAAGCGGGAACTCCGGCTCCGGCGGGCGGATACGAGGCATCGCCGCGACGGCCTTGGCGAGCTCGTCCGGGGTGGTGCAGGGCGGTTCCTGGCGCGAGGCGGTGGCCCCGTCGTTCGCCAGGGCCCGCATGGCGATCTCCGACAGGCCGCGGTGGACGCCCGCCCGCACCTGGTCGGGCGGGAGCAGCCCGGTGCCCTTGGGGAGGCCGGACAGACCGTACGCGTCGCTCTCGTACGGCCAGCGCTGGGTGAGCGCCGCGTACAGCAGGGCGCCGATCGCCTCGGTGTCCGTGCGCTGGGGCCCCTCGGCGCTGATGCCGCGCAGGGCGGCGTTCACCGCGAGGCCGCGGATGCGGTACTGGCCGGTGGAGCTGCGGAGGACGGCGCTGGGGGTCAGGCGGAGGTGTGAGAGCCCCTCGCGGTGGGCGGCGGACATGGCCTGGGAGACCTGGCTGACCAGCTGGTAGGCGTCGTGCGGCTCCATGGGCCCGGCCGCGAGCAGTGCGGTCAGCTCGGTGGAGTCGGGCAGCCACTCGTGCACCACGTAGACGAGGTCGTTCTCCTCGACGGCGTCGAGGACCTGCACGAACCGGGGGTCGCCCAGGAGCGCGGCGGAGCGGGCGGCGGCGAGCACGGAACGGGCGCGCGGGTGGTCGGCGGGCAGGATGTGCACACCGACGGCACGCCGCAGTTTCTCGTCCACGGCACGCCAGCTGCTGAATCCGTCCAGCCGGGTGACGCACTCCTCCAGCCGGTACCGTCTCGCCAGCTTGTGGCCGCTGTGCAGTTCGGGTGCCGTGAGGGAGGGCGAGTCGCCGCCCTGCCGGTCGGCCGTATCGCCCTTCGCGTCCTTGGCGGAGGTGTCCGCCTGCTTCCGCTTTTCCGCCACCCCGTCGGTCGCGGCCGTGTCCGCCTTGGCGGTCAGCGGGTCGTCACCGCTGTTGTCGGCCACGTCGACGGCAGCCGTGCTACGTTCCGCCACCGTCGTTCCTGCCTCCCCATCCGTTGCGCCAGATCCAACAGCCATGCCAATTGTGCCCACAGTCCGGCGCTATGCACGACACGCGACGACCGCCGATGGTTGTGCGAACCGCGTGTTCTCGTCCGCGGATCAGCGTCCCAGACGGCCGCGGACCATGCCGACCATGGAGTTGAGCTCCGCGATCCGCATCCGCTTGGCCGCGAGGAAGAAGACTGCCAGCAGGACCGCGCCGCCCACCACGAGGGAGGCGAGCGAGCCCAGGGCGCCTTCGCCGAGCAGCTTCAGCAGGCCGAAACCGACCGCGCCGCCGACCAGGGCGGCGGGCAGGGCGGCCAGGCACAGCCGGGCGTAGGTGCGCAGGACGTGCGCGCCGTCCAGGTCTCCGCCGAGGCGGTTGCGCAGCCGCCGCCAGGCGACGCCGACGCCGACCGCGTAGGCCAGTCCGTAGGCGGCGGCCATGCCGACCACGGCCCACTGGGCGGGCAGCACCACGTAACAGACCGCCGAGACGGCCGCGTTGACCGCGGCGACGATGACGGTGTTGTAGAAGGGCGTCCGGGTGTCCTCGTAGGCGTAGAAGCCGCGGAGCACGACGTACTGGACGGAGTAGGGGATCAGGCCGAGGCCGAAGGCCATCAGGATGAAGCCCATGCCCTGGGCGGCCTCGATGCCGCTGGACGCGTAGAGCAGGGTGCACATCGGGACGCCGAGCGCCAGGAAGGTGAAGGCCACCGGGACGATCGCGACGGCCGAGTTGCGCAGGCCCTGGGAGATGTCGTCGCGGACCGCGCCCGCGTCGTCGTCGTGGGCGGCGCGGGAGATCCGCGGCAGCAGGGCGGCCATGACGGAGACGGTGATGATGGCCTGCGGCATGCCCCAGATCAGCTGGGCGTTGGAGTAGGCGAGGAAGCCGGCGCCGTTCTTGCCGGACTCCTCGCCGGCCGCAGTGGCGAGCTGGGTGACGACCAGGACACCGGCCTGGTTGGCGAGCACGAACAGCACGGTCCACTTGGCCAGCTTGACCGTCTTGCCGAGGCCGTGGCCCTTCCAGTCGAAGCGGGGCCGGAAGCGGAAACCGGTCTCGCGCAGGTACGGGATCATCGCCAGGGCCTGGACGACGAGACCGAGCAGGGTGCCGATGCCGAGCAGGCGGATGCCCTCGTCCGGGATCGTCGTGACGCCCATGTGGGATTCGCCGGAGGTGCCGTACACCCAGATGAACAGGCCGAACGTGGCGATCATGACGATGTTGTTGAGGACCGGGGTCCACATCATCGCGCCGAACTTGCCGCGGGCGTTGAGGATCTGTCCCATCACCACGTGCACACCCATGAAGAAGATGGTGGGCAGGCAGTAGCGGGCGAAGGTGACGGCGACGCTGTTGGCCGCGGCGTCGTCGGAGATGGTGCTCGACATCGCCTTGATCAGCAGCGGTGCCGCGAACACGGCGATCGCGACGATCGCGCCGAGCGCGACCATGACAAGGGTGAGCAGCCGGTTGGCATAGGCCTCGCCGCCATCCTCGTCGTTCTTCATGGAGCGGACCAGCTGCGGCACGAAGACCGAGTTGAGGCCGCCGCCGACGGTGAGGATGTAGATCATCGTCGGCAGGGTGTACGCGACGGTGTAGGTGTCGCCGAGGAGCGCGGCGCCGAGGGCGCCGGTGATCACCAGGCTGCGGACGAAGCCGGTGAGGCGGGAGACCAGGGTGCCGGCCGCCATCACGGCGCTCGACTTGAGCAGCCCGGACGCCCGGCCTGCCTTCTTCGGCGCGGGGGCGGGCAGCGGGTTCTGCTCGGCAGCGGGCGGCGGTACCTGGCCGGGCGCCTGCTGGTCGCGGTAGAGGTGGGCGAAGGCGTCCGGCTCGGTCGCCTCCTCCCCCGCGGCGGTCACCAGGTCGTCGACACCGGTGAACTGCACCGTGTGGGCGTCGTCGCCGTACGGCAGGTGGCGTGAGGGGCCGTCGGGCTCCGGCGCGGGCGTCTGGGCCCACACCCGGGGGTCCGGGGCGTGCGGCTGCACGGCCGGCTGCTGGTAGAGCGACTGCGGCGGGGCGTAGGTGCCCGGCGGGGGCGGCGGGTGCGCGGCACGGTCGTAGAGCGCCTCGGACACCGGGTCCTGGGCGGACAGGTCCCGCGCCTGGTAGGGGTCCTGGGCGTAGGCGTCCTGGACGTACGGGTCCTGGCCGTAGGGGGCCTGACCGTAAGGGTTCGGGGCGGCGTGCGGGCCCTGCGCCGGGGCCTGGGGGCCCTGGCCGTAGGGAGCCTGCGGGTGGGGTGCCTGCCCGTACTGGCCCTGCGCGTTCGGGTCGGGCGCGTACGGGGCCTGCCCGTACGGACCCTGCCGCGGTGCGTTCGGGTCCGGGGGGTACGGGCCTTGCTGCGGCGACGGCGCCGGCGGGTGGCCGGGGGCCGGTGCCGGGGGCGTACCGCCGGACGGCGCGGTGTCGCCCGCGCCCTGACCGCGGTCACCGTCGTACGGCGCGTTCATGGTTTACCCCACCTCATCGTCCCCGGCCGACCGGCCACGACATCGCTCAACGGTCCACTTTCTCACCCGCGCCCGACGGGTCGCCGCTTTCGGACCCGGTGTTGGGCGTCGGGTCACTCGGCTGCTCCGTCTCGGCGCCGTTCCCGGTCCCGGGACCGGCGGCGGGCTCGGGACCGGGGTCCGCCGTCTCGGTTCCGGCCGTGCCCTCGTCGTCGTTCCGGGCGTCGCCGTCCTCGGCTCCGTCCTCGGTCTCCGCCTCCGCCTCCGCCTCCGCCTCCGCCTCCGCCTCCGCCTCGGCTTCGGCCGCGGCGCGCCGGGCGGCGGCCCGCTTGCGCTGGCTGTACATCCGGATGCCGGCGAGGACCAGCAGCAGGACACCGCCCGCGATGACGAGCATCACGGTGGGAGTGATCTCGGAGACCTTCACCGTGAACGTCATCGGGGCGCCGTAGGGCGTGCCGTCCTCGGTGTAGAGCTGGGCCTTCATCAGGACCGGACCATTGGCGTTCGCCGAGGCGGTGAACTTCACCGACTGGCTGTGCCCGCCGTCGATCGTCACCGGGCGCGAGGCGACCGGGTCGCCCTCGACCAGCTTCAGACGGGTCCGGTTGTCGGAGGAGATCCGCAGCTCCAGGTGCTGCACACCCTGCAGCAGCCGGTTCTGCACGGTCACCGGGATGGTGGCGCTGCGGCCGGACAGGGTGAGGTCCGACTTCTTGACCAGCTGCACCTCTTCGGTGAGGCTCCGCAGATACCGCAGGACCTCCTCGCGGTAGAGCGCGGCCGAGGGGTTCTCGCCCCGCCAGGACGTGGACATCTCCCGGCTGATCGCGTTGGTGAAGGGCGGCACCACCCGGTCCGCGGCGGTCAGGATCACCCGGAAGTCGTCCAGCTCGTCCCGGGTCTCCTTCATCTTCTGGAAGGCCTTGGTGTCGAGCTCCTGGGCGCGCAGCTTCTTCGGATACGAGCGGCTGCTCGGGATCCGGGTCGAGGCGTCCGGGTCGGCCGGGTCCAGGACGGCGCCCGGCAGGTCCTGCGGCTCCGTCCACCGCTTGGCGGACAGCGCCTGCAGCGCCGTCGCCATGCTCTGCGCCTGCGACGTGGTGGGCATGCGCTGCGGGGCGACCACGACGCTGCGCTGCTGCTCGGGCAGCTCCAGGGTCGTGGCCAGCGACTGGGCGAGGAAGGACTGGATCGCCAGTGTGGAGTCGTCGGCCCGGACGAGGTCGCCCTGGAACGCCTTCGACAGCGCGGCGTCGCTGACGACCGCGGTCGTGCCGCCGCCGACCGCGCGGGCCGCGGTCGGGGTGTACGGCAGATCGTCGCGGAAGCTGTCGCTGCGGGCGATCACGTTGCTCGCGCCCGCCGAGGTGGCGACGGCCATGACCGACGGGTCGACGGCACCGTCGACGGGCCAGGCGAAGTCGGTCGACGGCTTCACGTGGAGCACCGTCTCGACCGTGCCGGCCGCCAGCGCGGTCGCCTGCTGGAGGTGCGCCAGGGAACCCGGGACCTCCTTGCCGTGGTGGGCGAGGGCGGCCAGATCGGGGTCGGCGAAGGGCAGGGCGACGACCTTGTGGCCCTGGACGGCCTTCTCCAGCTCGTCCAGCCAGCGCTTGGCGACCTCCTGGTTTTGGCCCGGCACCTCGGTGGTGCCGTCCTTGACCATGTAGGGCGCGGCCATCGCGTCCACGCTGGCGATCAGGTCCGGGTCGATGACCCAGGTCACCGGGAGGTCCTTGCCGAGCGCGACCATCTCGTCGAGCCGGCCGCCGGGAACGAGCTCGGCGGCGAGGTCGTCGTTCTCGAAGACCGGGGTCTGCTGCTGGTCGGCGCCCGTCTCGGCGGAGACATGCGCCGTGGAGATCAGCGGCCAGAGGTAGGTGAGCTTGGTGCGTTTCTCGGTCTCGTCGGGCTGGTACGGCAGGAAGGTCCGCTCGATGCCGAGCACTCGTTCGTACGACTGGCTCGTGGTCCGCCCTGTGACGGAGACCCCGAGCTGGTAGACACCGGAGTCGTCGAGGCCCAGCTTGGACACGGGCACGGAGAGCGAGAAATCGCGGCTGAGTCCGGCACCCAGCTTGGGGATCTCGACCGCGGCCCGCCCGCCGACGGTCTCCCCTTCGCCGCCGAAGCGGAAGGCGCCCCGGCCGGACACGTCGTCGATCTCGCTGCGGCTGGTCATCCGGGGACCCACACGGAGGTCGACCGTGGCGTTGGTCACGGCCTGCTTGGTCCGGTTGGTGACCGTTCCGGTGATGGTGAGGGTGTCGCCTTCCACCGGGGCCTTCGGCGCCAGGCTCCCCAGCGACACGTCCACGGCGCCGGCGCCGCTCGCGCTCTCGGCGGCCTGCGCCGCCGGGGCGGGCACGCCTTGGAGGAGCCCGGTCAGCAACGGCGCCGCCACAGCGAGTGAGGCCACGCGCCGTAGCCAGCGACGGGCAGGTGAGGGATGGGTCCCCTGGATAGCTGCCGCCTCGGCCACGCGTCGCCCGTCCTCGTCGTTGTCTGTGGTGCCAGTGGTGTCGGTGGTTCCGGATGCTGTGTCCAGGCATGGTAACGAGACGCGCGGGGCCCGAGTGCCGGGGTCTGCTCCAGCGGATGCCACGCGGGGGTCCTTCCCGGGCGCGCCCGCGCTCCGTGGGCGGAAACAGGGACGCCGGGGTGAGCCGGGGCACGTACCCTTTTCTGTTGTGCCGAACGCCAACGAAGACACCCCCACCGCACTGAGCCAGGTGCAGCGCCGCGCCGTCAGCGAACTGCTGCGCGTCTCCCCCGTCGCCGATGACCTCGCCCTCCGCTTCAAGGAGGCGGGATTCAGCCTCGCGCTGGTCGGCGGCTCGGTACGGGACGCCCTTCTTGGCCGTCTCGGCAACGACCTGGACTTCACCACCGACGCCCGCCCCGAGGACGTCCTGAAGATCGTCCGGCCCTGGGCCGACGCGGTCTGGGAGGTCGGGATCGCGTTCGGCACCGTCGGCTGCCAGAAGAACGGTTACCAGGTGGAGGTCACCACCTACCGTTCCGAGGCGTACGACCGCACTTCCCGCAAGCCCGAGGTCTCCTACGGCGACTCCATCGAGGAGGACCTGGTCCGCCGGGACTTCACCGTCAACGCGATGGCCGTGGCACTCCCGGAGAAGGAGTTCATCGACCCGCACGGCGGTCTGGAGGACCTGTCCGAGCGGGTGCTGCGCACGCCCGGAACCCCCGAGGAGTCCTTCTCCGACGACCCGCTGCGGATGATGCGTGCCGCGCGCTTCGCCGCGCAGCTGGACTTCGCCGTGGCCCCCGAGGTCGTCACCGCCATGACGGAGATGGCCGGCCGGCTGGAGATCGTCTCCGCCGAGCGGGTCCGCGAGGAGTTCAACAAGCTCCTGCTCTCCGCCCACCCCCGCAAGGGTCTCGGGCTCCTCGTCGGCACCGGTCTCGCCGCGCACGTCCTGCCCGAGCTTCCGGCGCTGCGCCTGGAGAGCGACGAGCACCACCGGCACAAGGACGTCTACGAGCACTCCCTCACCGTGCTCGACCAGGCCATCGACCTGGAGGAGGACGGCCCGGACCTGGTGCTGCGTCTGGCGGCCCTGCTGCACGACATCGGCAAGCCGCGCACCCGCCGTTTCGAGAAGGACGGCCGGGTCTCCTTCCACCACCACGAGGTGGTGGGCGCGAAGATGACCAAGAAGCGCATGACCGCGCTCAAGTACTCCAACGAGATGATCAAGGACGTCTCGCGGCTGGTGGAGCTGCACCTGCGCTTCCACGGCTACGGCACCGGCGAGTGGACCGACTCGGCCGTCCGCCGCTACGTCCGGGACGCGGGACCGCTGCTCTCCCGGCTCCACAAGCTGACCCGCTCCGACTGCACCACGCGCAACAAGCGCAAGGCCGCCGCGCTCTCCCGCGCCTACGACGGCCTGGAGGACCGCATCGCGCAGCTCCAGGAGCAGGAGGAGCTGGACGCGATCCGCCCGGACCTCGACGGCAACCAGATCCAGGAGATCCTGGGCATCGGTCCCGGCCCGGCCATCGGCCACGCGTACAAGGTCCTCCTTGAGCTGCGTCTGGAGAACGGACCCATGGAGCAGGCCGACGCCGTCGCCGCGCTCAAGGAGTGGTGGGCGACCCAGGAGGGCTAAGGCCTTTCTTTCGTGTCTTGCTCACCCAGCCTGACCCAAGAGACGGGCCTTCGGTTCGTCGCCGTTTCTCAAGGGTGTTTCACGTGAAACAACGGCGGTCCGGAGTGGTGGCGGGGCGGTGTTTCACGTGAAACACCGCCCCGCGGTCATGTGACCGAGCGTCGCCACCACAGGGCCGGCGGGATGACCGCGTAGAGCGCGGACACCATCACGACG contains the following coding sequences:
- a CDS encoding integral membrane protein mviN (MatE; cl10513;~cell division protein ZipA; Provisional;~identified by MetaGeneAnnotator; putative;~integral membrane protein MviN [Streptomyces pristinaespiralis ATCC25486]); this encodes MNAPYDGDRGQGAGDTAPSGGTPPAPAPGHPPAPSPQQGPYPPDPNAPRQGPYGQAPYAPDPNAQGQYGQAPHPQAPYGQGPQAPAQGPHAAPNPYGQAPYGQDPYVQDAYAQDPYQARDLSAQDPVSEALYDRAAHPPPPPGTYAPPQSLYQQPAVQPHAPDPRVWAQTPAPEPDGPSRHLPYGDDAHTVQFTGVDDLVTAAGEEATEPDAFAHLYRDQQAPGQVPPPAAEQNPLPAPAPKKAGRASGLLKSSAVMAAGTLVSRLTGFVRSLVITGALGAALLGDTYTVAYTLPTMIYILTVGGGLNSVFVPQLVRSMKNDEDGGEAYANRLLTLVMVALGAIVAIAVFAAPLLIKAMSSTISDDAAANSVAVTFARYCLPTIFFMGVHVVMGQILNARGKFGAMMWTPVLNNIVMIATFGLFIWVYGTSGESHMGVTTIPDEGIRLLGIGTLLGLVVQALAMIPYLRETGFRFRPRFDWKGHGLGKTVKLAKWTVLFVLANQAGVLVVTQLATAAGEESGKNGAGFLAYSNAQLIWGMPQAIITVSVMAALLPRISRAAHDDDAGAVRDDISQGLRNSAVAIVPVAFTFLALGVPMCTLLYASSGIEAAQGMGFILMAFGLGLIPYSVQYVVLRGFYAYEDTRTPFYNTVIVAAVNAAVSAVCYVVLPAQWAVVGMAAAYGLAYAVGVGVAWRRLRNRLGGDLDGAHVLRTYARLCLAALPAALVGGAVGFGLLKLLGEGALGSLASLVVGGAVLLAVFFLAAKRMRIAELNSMVGMVRGRLGR
- a CDS encoding hypothetical protein (identified by MetaGeneAnnotator; putative;~sequence version:1), producing MAEAAAIQGTHPSPARRWLRRVASLAVAAPLLTGLLQGVPAPAAQAAESASGAGAVDVSLGSLAPKAPVEGDTLTITGTVTNRTKQAVTNATVDLRVGPRMTSRSEIDDVSGRGAFRFGGEGETVGGRAAVEIPKLGAGLSRDFSLSVPVSKLGLDDSGVYQLGVSVTGRTTSQSYERVLGIERTFLPYQPDETEKRTKLTYLWPLISTAHVSAETGADQQQTPVFENDDLAAELVPGGRLDEMVALGKDLPVTWVIDPDLIASVDAMAAPYMVKDGTTEVPGQNQEVAKRWLDELEKAVQGHKVVALPFADPDLAALAHHGKEVPGSLAHLQQATALAAGTVETVLHVKPSTDFAWPVDGAVDPSVMAVATSAGASNVIARSDSFRDDLPYTPTAARAVGGGTTAVVSDAALSKAFQGDLVRADDSTLAIQSFLAQSLATTLELPEQQRSVVVAPQRMPTTSQAQSMATALQALSAKRWTEPQDLPGAVLDPADPDASTRIPSSRSYPKKLRAQELDTKAFQKMKETRDELDDFRVILTAADRVVPPFTNAISREMSTSWRGENPSAALYREEVLRYLRSLTEEVQLVKKSDLTLSGRSATIPVTVQNRLLQGVQHLELRISSDNRTRLKLVEGDPVASRPVTIDGGHSQSVKFTASANANGPVLMKAQLYTEDGTPYGAPMTFTVKVSEITPTVMLVIAGGVLLLVLAGIRMYSQRKRAAARRAAAEAEAEAEAEAEAEAEAETEDGAEDGDARNDDEGTAGTETADPGPEPAAGPGTGNGAETEQPSDPTPNTGSESGDPSGAGEKVDR
- a CDS encoding serine or threonine protein kinase (ATP binding site [chemical binding];~Protein Kinases, catalytic domain; cl09925;~Serine or threonine protein kinase [Streptomyces venezuelae ATCC10712];~activation loop (A-loop);~identified by MetaGeneAnnotator; putative;~substrate binding site [chemical binding]) is translated as MAERSTAAVDVADNSGDDPLTAKADTAATDGVAEKRKQADTSAKDAKGDTADRQGGDSPSLTAPELHSGHKLARRYRLEECVTRLDGFSSWRAVDEKLRRAVGVHILPADHPRARSVLAAARSAALLGDPRFVQVLDAVEENDLVYVVHEWLPDSTELTALLAAGPMEPHDAYQLVSQVSQAMSAAHREGLSHLRLTPSAVLRSSTGQYRIRGLAVNAALRGISAEGPQRTDTEAIGALLYAALTQRWPYESDAYGLSGLPKGTGLLPPDQVRAGVHRGLSEIAMRALANDGATASRQEPPCTTPDELAKAVAAMPRIRPPEPEFPLPSPPEYQRTTYQQGTYGRPQAHPAVTQPVVVPPPPLQSRTGKALKWAVSALLIAALGLGSWQIADRLLDQGKSAETPAPAQENPGGDEKPNPPKPLVISAAQEYAPDGSPQNADNVGDTYDKDASTYWRTKSFFEGPTLAPFKQGVGIVYDLGSEQSLASASIDLRYSGNHTTATLYATDSLSPAGSPDSMKKLATATTSGASLPMTVKSPEKVRYVLLWFTAVPRSGGDEYSNAGYKQAVTNVSFKGSPT